Proteins encoded together in one Anopheles darlingi chromosome 3, idAnoDarlMG_H_01, whole genome shotgun sequence window:
- the LOC125954828 gene encoding cytochrome b-c1 complex subunit 2, mitochondrial gives MASVTSKTPMLRAAAARGYAAHAQAAAASRGSAEVQTTTLPNKLVVASAEANAPVSRISIVYRAGSRNETADNLGASHVLRAAGGLSTKTATAFGITRNIQQAGGSLTTAADRQTVSYTVAVTKDQLEVGLKYLEATATGQVFKPWELADLTPVIRNELARVPAEVQAVELLHKAAFRCGLGNSIFCPDYLVGKHSSETMQHYFAANCTTNRAAVAGIGVDHQLLVGFAQSLGLDSGAGSENQSSFNTGEVRRDGAGSRAAVAVGAQAVGWTSLKEAMAFWVLQYAAGVGPATKRGANNGALTKALGNVNCSSLYNSYTDNGLFGFIVSGDAKEAGKAVEAGVKALKSLSVNDADVARGKAAAVGLVAEYTENHSTLLAQLAEDSVLAGQVFKKSDLIAAVNAVTASDVQAAARKVASSKLAIGAVGNLAHVPHLCDLH, from the exons ATGGCATCCGTAACGTCGAAAACTCCCATGCTCCGTGCAGCTGCG GCTCGTGGTTATGCTGCTCACGCGCAGGCGGCAGCTGCCAGCCGTGGCTCGGCCGAGGTGCAAACAACGACCCTGCCGAACAAGCTGGTTGTAGCTTCCGCTGAAGCCAACGCTCCGGTGTCGCGGATTTCCATCGTTTACCG cGCTGGATCTCGCAACGAAACCGCGGATAATCTCGGAGCTTCGCACGTTCTGCGAGCAGCAGGTGGCCTCTCGACAAAGACGGCCACGGCGTTCGGTATTACGCGCAACATCCAGCAGGCGGGAGGCAGCctgaccaccgccgccgatcgTCAAACCGTTTCGTacacggtggcggtgacgaaGGATCAGCTGGAGGTGGGTCTGAAGTACCTAGAAGCCACCGCTACCGGACAGGTCTTCAAGCCGTGGGAGCTGGCTGATCTGACGCCCGTCATCCGCAACGAGCTCGCTCGTGTGCCGGCTGAAGTGCAGGCTGTTGAGCTGCTGCACAAGGCAGCGTTCCGTTGTGGACTGGGTAACTCCATCTTCTGCCCGGATTACCTGGTCGGCAAGCATTCGTCTGAGACGATGCAGCACTACTTCGCTGCAaactgcaccaccaaccgtgcGGCCGTGGCAGGCATCGGTGTAGATCATCAGCTGTTGGTTGGGTTCGCGCAAAGCCTCGGTCTGGATTCGGGTGCTGGCAGTGAAAATCAATCTTCGTTCAACACTGGCGAAGTCCGCCGTGATGGCGCTGGATCGcgtgctgccgttgccgtcggtGCCCAGGCAGTAGGCTGGACCTCGCTCAAGGAAGCTATGGCCTTCTGGGTGCTGCAGTACGCAGCAGGTGTTGGCCCGGCTACAAAACGTGGTGCCAACAACGGTGCGTTGACCAAGGCCTTGGGCAACGTTAACTGCAGCTCACTGTACAACAGCTACACCGATAACGGACTGTTCGGATTCATCGTGTCGGGCGATGCTAAGGAAGCTGGCAAAGCCGTCGAGGCTGGCGTTAAGGCACTGAAGTCGCTCTCCGTGAACGATGCGGATGTAGCACGTGGTAAGGCCGCTGCTGTCGGTCTGGTCGCCGAGTACACCGAGAACCACAGCACTCTGCTCGCCCAGCTCGCTGAAGATTCCGTTCTCGCTGGACAGGTTTTCAAGAAGAGCGACCTGATTGCTGCCGTCAACGCTGTGACTGCTAGTGATGTTCAAGCC GCTGCCAGGAAGGTTGCATCGAGCAAGCTAGCGATTGGTGCCGTCGGAAACTTGGCACATGTGCCGCATCTTTGCGACCTGCACTAA
- the LOC125954857 gene encoding syntaxin-8 — translation MALINIDGDPWLTDLDACERLSNEIQSQLAARKRENTLSREYGVLSGTVRVRLKQLGSELEQLNRKLGLLTNSLTAAETERRQRKVESLQSKLIQLQRQFNGPDADRDALFQTSNARNDEDDVPALIPSQSSYTVADLRAQQTRILEDQNEGLDALSKVIARQKQLATRIGGEVDLHNEILDDLADTIETTHSGTDRETRQIATITTESSTWGYWTVIGLLFVGIIIVGIL, via the exons ATGGCTTTAATAAACATCGATGGTGATCCTTG GTTGACCGATCTGGATGCCTGCGAAAGATTGAGCAACGAAATACAGTCCCAGCTAGCGGCTCGAAAGCGCGAGAACACCCTTTCCCGGGAGTATGGCGTCCTATCCGGAACGGTTCGGGTTCGACTGAAGCAACTGGGCTCGGAGCTGGAACAGCTGAATCGAAAACTGGGCCTTCTCACGAATTCTCTAACTGCGGCTGAAACGGAACGTAGACAGCGCAAAGTAGAGTCGCTACAGTCCAAGTTAATACAACTGCAGCGCCAGTTCAATGGTCCGGACGCAGATCGTGATGCGCTGTTTCAAACGAGCAACGCTCgcaacgatgaagacgatgttCCGGCCCTCATTCCATCGCAAAGCAGCTACACGGTGGCGGATTTACGCGCCCAACAGACACGAATTTTGGAGGATCAGAATGAAGGCTTGGATGCGCTCTCGAAAGTGATCGCTAGACAGAAGCAGCTGGCGACGCGTATCGGTGGTGAAGTCGACCTACATAATG AAATTTTGGATGATTTGGCTGACACTATCGAGACGACTCATAGTGGTACGGATCGCGAAACGCGCCAGATCGCCACGATCACGACAGAATCTTCCACTTGGGGCTACTGGACGGTGATAGGTTTGTTATTTGTTGGAATCATCATTGTCGGTATACTTTGA
- the LOC125954818 gene encoding transmembrane protein 184B isoform X1, which translates to MSTEHPAASELLANATAATTAAGAGLSTAKANILVRLTDAPAAALAIDPIINHVGDGIFLQAKTAQIFAGICVWMALFITCQQIYQHLRWYTNPQEQRWIVRILFIVPIYATYSWVSLLFFNSESVYVYFFTVRDCYEAFVIYNFLSLCYEYLGGEGNIMSEIRGKPIKSSCLYGTCCLAGKTYTIGFLRFCKQATLQFCLVKPLMAFIIIFLQAFNHYHDGDWSADGGYIYITVIYNISVSLALYGLYLFYFATRDLLTPFDPVLKFCTVKSVIFLSFWQGVGLAILEKAEVISPIVDAGGSTTSAGTVSAGYQNFFICIEMLFAAIALRYAFPYQVYAQSCMTDAHGRSVTMQSISSSLKETMNPKDIMTDAIHNFHPQYQQYTQYSSGGKNPRGIRVSSYDPDDPSYQVSQSQQQGASTGMGSGATTGSYNGNSGGNGGSGGHGGSYIAPPTLGSQRKFMPGAVVSQKVATISQNYNEKTMLLSSDDEYQ; encoded by the exons ATGAGCACGGAACATCCGGCAGCAAGTGAGCTGCTGGCGAATGCGACCGCCGCCACGACGGCGGCCGGGGCGGGTCTCAGCACGGCCAAGGCAAACATTCTTGTGCGCCTGACGGACGCCCCGGCAGCTGCGCTGGCCATCGATCCAATCATCAACCACGTCGGCGATGGTATCTTCCTGCAGGCCAAAACGGCCCAGATTTTCGCCGGCATCTGCGTCTGGATGGCACTGTTCATCACGTGCCAGCAG ATTTATCAACACCTTCGATGGTATACGAACCCACAGGAGCAACGATGGATTGTTCGAATATTGTTCATCGTACCGATCTATGCTACTTATTCCTGGGTTAGTCTGCTGTTCTTCAATTCTGAAAGCGTGTATGTGTACTTCTTCACGGTGCGGGATTGCTATGAAG CTTTCGTCATCTATAATTTCCTGTCGCTGTGCTATGAGTATCTTGGCGGCGAAGGTAACATCATGTCGGAAATCCGGGGTAAACCGATCAAATCGTCATGCCTGTACGGTACGTGCTGTTTGGCGGGTAAAACCTATACAATCGGTTTCCTGCGATTCTGCAAGCAGGCCACTTTGCAGTTCTGTCTTGTGAAGCCGCTGATGGCGTTCATCATTATCTTCTTGCAAGCGTTCAACCACTACCACGATGGCGATTGGAG tgctgatggtggctaCATTTACATCACCGTCATTTACaacatttcggtttcgttggCACTGTATGGAttgtatttgttttacttcGCAACGCGTGACCTGCTTACACCGTTCGATCCGGTGCTGAAGTTCTGCACCGTCAAATCCGTCATTTTCCTGTCCTTCTGGCAAG GTGTTGGACTGGCAATTCTGGAAAAGGCTGAAGTTATCTCACCGATCGTGGATGCGGGAGGATCTACCACGTCCGCCGGTACGGTATCTGCTGGTTATCAGAACTTCTTCATCTGCATTGAAATGCTGTTCGCCGCGATCGCTCTACGATATGCATTCCCGTATCAG gTTTACGCTCAAAGCTGTATGACCGATGCTCACGGACGATCCGTTACGATGCAATCAATCTCAAGCAGTCTAAAG GAAACTATGAACCCGAAGGATATTATGACGGATGCGATACACAACTTCCACCCGCAATATCAACAGTACACTCAATACAGCTCAG GTGGTAAGAACCCCCGTGGCATCCGTGTCTCGTCGTATGATCCCGATGATCCCAGCTACCAGGTGTCACAGAGTCAGCAGCAGGGAGCCAGCACTGGAATGGGTAGCGGTGCTACAACTGGTTCATACAATGGTAACAGCGGCGGcaatggtggcagtggcggtcaTGGTGGTAGCTACATTGCACCTCCTACATTGGGAAGCCAGCGGAAGTTCATGCCCGGTGCCGTCGTATCGCAAAAAGTGGCCACCATCAGTCAGAATTACAATGAAAAGACGATGCTTCTTTCCAGCGACGACGAATATCAGTAA
- the LOC125954877 gene encoding uncharacterized protein LOC125954877 gives MATNWVPISVHGPHPPHMVPGGTDSDGCQIFVGRAHHAGDLLPAKVIPDKNAAYVPYGGQETFVDQVEVLVHKQLIWDVASSGQVPLGAIIGGHTSDGETLYVGRTYHEGSHTVGKVQCSHNCIYIPYGGAEVSLPTYEVLCER, from the exons ATGG CAACAAACTGGGTTCCGATTAGCGTGCACGGGCCTCATCCACCGCACATGGTTCCCGGTGGTACGGATAGTGATGGTTGTCAGATATTTGTTGGTCGTGCACATCACGCCGGTGATTTGCTACCGGCCAAGGTGATCCCGGACAAGAATGCTGCATACGTACCGTATGGTGGGCAAGAGACGTTCGTTGACCAAGTAGAGGTGCTCGTGCACAAGCAGCTCATCTGGGATGTTGCATCGTCCGGTCAGGTACCGTTGGGTGCCATTATCGGTGGTCATACCAGCGACGGAGAAACGCTTTATGTTGGACGTACCTACCACGAGGGTTCGCACACCGTCGGTAAGGTGCAGTGCTCTCATAACTGCATCTACATTCCGTATGGAGGTGCCGAAGTGTCCCTCCCAACATACGAAGTCTTGTGCGAGCGATAA
- the LOC125954818 gene encoding transmembrane protein 184B isoform X2, translating to MSTEHPAASELLANATAATTAAGAGLSTAKANILVRLTDAPAAALAIDPIINHVGDGIFLQAKTAQIFAGICVWMALFITCQQIYQHLRWYTNPQEQRWIVRILFIVPIYATYSWVSLLFFNSESVYVYFFTVRDCYEAFVIYNFLSLCYEYLGGEGNIMSEIRGKPIKSSCLYGTCCLAGKTYTIGFLRFCKQATLQFCLVKPLMAFIIIFLQAFNHYHDGDWSADGGYIYITVIYNISVSLALYGLYLFYFATRDLLTPFDPVLKFCTVKSVIFLSFWQGVGLAILEKAEVISPIVDAGGSTTSAGTVSAGYQNFFICIEMLFAAIALRYAFPYQVYAQSCMTDAHGRSVTMQSISSSLKETMNPKDIMTDAIHNFHPQYQQYTQYSSDHPSPSARQFNEQRQFQAPQYLKSYYQLREDELLEGLPKSNRNLFF from the exons ATGAGCACGGAACATCCGGCAGCAAGTGAGCTGCTGGCGAATGCGACCGCCGCCACGACGGCGGCCGGGGCGGGTCTCAGCACGGCCAAGGCAAACATTCTTGTGCGCCTGACGGACGCCCCGGCAGCTGCGCTGGCCATCGATCCAATCATCAACCACGTCGGCGATGGTATCTTCCTGCAGGCCAAAACGGCCCAGATTTTCGCCGGCATCTGCGTCTGGATGGCACTGTTCATCACGTGCCAGCAG ATTTATCAACACCTTCGATGGTATACGAACCCACAGGAGCAACGATGGATTGTTCGAATATTGTTCATCGTACCGATCTATGCTACTTATTCCTGGGTTAGTCTGCTGTTCTTCAATTCTGAAAGCGTGTATGTGTACTTCTTCACGGTGCGGGATTGCTATGAAG CTTTCGTCATCTATAATTTCCTGTCGCTGTGCTATGAGTATCTTGGCGGCGAAGGTAACATCATGTCGGAAATCCGGGGTAAACCGATCAAATCGTCATGCCTGTACGGTACGTGCTGTTTGGCGGGTAAAACCTATACAATCGGTTTCCTGCGATTCTGCAAGCAGGCCACTTTGCAGTTCTGTCTTGTGAAGCCGCTGATGGCGTTCATCATTATCTTCTTGCAAGCGTTCAACCACTACCACGATGGCGATTGGAG tgctgatggtggctaCATTTACATCACCGTCATTTACaacatttcggtttcgttggCACTGTATGGAttgtatttgttttacttcGCAACGCGTGACCTGCTTACACCGTTCGATCCGGTGCTGAAGTTCTGCACCGTCAAATCCGTCATTTTCCTGTCCTTCTGGCAAG GTGTTGGACTGGCAATTCTGGAAAAGGCTGAAGTTATCTCACCGATCGTGGATGCGGGAGGATCTACCACGTCCGCCGGTACGGTATCTGCTGGTTATCAGAACTTCTTCATCTGCATTGAAATGCTGTTCGCCGCGATCGCTCTACGATATGCATTCCCGTATCAG gTTTACGCTCAAAGCTGTATGACCGATGCTCACGGACGATCCGTTACGATGCAATCAATCTCAAGCAGTCTAAAG GAAACTATGAACCCGAAGGATATTATGACGGATGCGATACACAACTTCCACCCGCAATATCAACAGTACACTCAATACAGCTCAG ACCATCCATCGCCCAGCGCCCGGCAGTTCAACGAGCAGCGGCAATTTCAAGCTCCGCAGTACTTGAAAAGCTACTACCAGCTTCGCGAGGATGAACTACTCGAGGGTTTGCCGAAAAGCAACCGCAAtctatttttttaa
- the LOC125954853 gene encoding uncharacterized protein LOC125954853, with the protein MHFDPIMYSNFLEPEKLEEIRKEFAANGRNVDSSGESSDEEAGKKNVFNEKNEKDSVVRQQLTNYVKNTLALYHMQQCMTNIMPQENEQETLVESLHKMSVSDNSEISFSNVTPSELENVPKYLTASSAAQHNYTLFATKEKSSTSSTRSMISRRSTFKPTLRSQNRPLQTECVFCRNNGEPRRIYQSHILRDENKAVVCPRLRSMRCLNCGATGSKAHTQKYCPYKRIVTPEDLVHMEATWKEQREQRSAASSTSSNVRRHLRN; encoded by the exons ATGCATTTCGACCCGATCATGTATTCTAACTTTCTGGAGCCAGAAAAACTAGAAGAAATCAGAAAGGAGTTTGCCGCTAACGGAAGAAACGTTGACTCATCTGGAGAGTCGAGTGATGAAGAGGctggtaaaaaaaatgtctttaacgaaaagaacgaaaaggaTAGCGTTGTTCGTCAGCAGTTAACAAATTACGTTAAGAACACGCTAGCGTTATATCATATGCAGCAATGCATGACGAATATTATGCCCCAAGAAAACGAGCAGGAAACACTAGTAGAATCTCTGCACAAAATGAGTGTGTCCGATAATTCGGAAATAAGCTTCTCAAACGTAACTCCCTCggaattggaaaatgttcCGAAGTACTTGACCGCTAGCAGTGCAGCGCAACATAATTATACACTCTTCGCTACAAAGGAGAAGAGTTCAACTTCGAGCACTCGATCGATGATCTCGAGGCGGTCAACGTTCAAGCCCACCTTACGATCGCAAAACCGTCCACTTCAAACG GAATGTGTGTTCTGTCGCAATAACGGCGAGCCCCGAAGGATTTACCAGAGTCACATTTTGCGGGACGAAAATAAGGCAGTGGTGTGCCCAAGACTTCGTAGCATGCGATGTCTGAATTGCGGTGCAACAGGGTCCAAGGCTCACACTCAAAAGTATTGCCCGTATAAACGTATTGTAACGCCCGAGGACTTGGTGCATATGGAAGCTACATGGAAAGAGCAGCGGGAGCAGCGATCAGCTGCCTCGTCCACTTCTTCGAACGTCCGTCGACATTTGCGCAACTGA
- the LOC125954818 gene encoding transmembrane protein 184B isoform X3, giving the protein MSTEHPAASELLANATAATTAAGAGLSTAKANILVRLTDAPAAALAIDPIINHVGDGIFLQAKTAQIFAGICVWMALFITCQQIYQHLRWYTNPQEQRWIVRILFIVPIYATYSWVSLLFFNSESVYVYFFTVRDCYEAFVIYNFLSLCYEYLGGEGNIMSEIRGKPIKSSCLYGTCCLAGKTYTIGFLRFCKQATLQFCLVKPLMAFIIIFLQAFNHYHDGDWSADGGYIYITVIYNISVSLALYGLYLFYFATRDLLTPFDPVLKFCTVKSVIFLSFWQGVGLAILEKAEVISPIVDAGGSTTSAGTVSAGYQNFFICIEMLFAAIALRYAFPYQVYAQSCMTDAHGRSVTMQSISSSLKETMNPKDIMTDAIHNFHPQYQQYTQYSSEVVSQMPYERL; this is encoded by the exons ATGAGCACGGAACATCCGGCAGCAAGTGAGCTGCTGGCGAATGCGACCGCCGCCACGACGGCGGCCGGGGCGGGTCTCAGCACGGCCAAGGCAAACATTCTTGTGCGCCTGACGGACGCCCCGGCAGCTGCGCTGGCCATCGATCCAATCATCAACCACGTCGGCGATGGTATCTTCCTGCAGGCCAAAACGGCCCAGATTTTCGCCGGCATCTGCGTCTGGATGGCACTGTTCATCACGTGCCAGCAG ATTTATCAACACCTTCGATGGTATACGAACCCACAGGAGCAACGATGGATTGTTCGAATATTGTTCATCGTACCGATCTATGCTACTTATTCCTGGGTTAGTCTGCTGTTCTTCAATTCTGAAAGCGTGTATGTGTACTTCTTCACGGTGCGGGATTGCTATGAAG CTTTCGTCATCTATAATTTCCTGTCGCTGTGCTATGAGTATCTTGGCGGCGAAGGTAACATCATGTCGGAAATCCGGGGTAAACCGATCAAATCGTCATGCCTGTACGGTACGTGCTGTTTGGCGGGTAAAACCTATACAATCGGTTTCCTGCGATTCTGCAAGCAGGCCACTTTGCAGTTCTGTCTTGTGAAGCCGCTGATGGCGTTCATCATTATCTTCTTGCAAGCGTTCAACCACTACCACGATGGCGATTGGAG tgctgatggtggctaCATTTACATCACCGTCATTTACaacatttcggtttcgttggCACTGTATGGAttgtatttgttttacttcGCAACGCGTGACCTGCTTACACCGTTCGATCCGGTGCTGAAGTTCTGCACCGTCAAATCCGTCATTTTCCTGTCCTTCTGGCAAG GTGTTGGACTGGCAATTCTGGAAAAGGCTGAAGTTATCTCACCGATCGTGGATGCGGGAGGATCTACCACGTCCGCCGGTACGGTATCTGCTGGTTATCAGAACTTCTTCATCTGCATTGAAATGCTGTTCGCCGCGATCGCTCTACGATATGCATTCCCGTATCAG gTTTACGCTCAAAGCTGTATGACCGATGCTCACGGACGATCCGTTACGATGCAATCAATCTCAAGCAGTCTAAAG GAAACTATGAACCCGAAGGATATTATGACGGATGCGATACACAACTTCCACCCGCAATATCAACAGTACACTCAATACAGCTCAG AAGTTGTATCGCAGATGCCTTACGAGCGACTTTGA